In uncultured Fusobacterium sp., the genomic stretch AAAGAGCTCATATATTTGATGCTGAAACAGAAGAAAATATCACATTATAGGAGAAAGATAATATGAAGATAAAAGGGTTTGATAGAGATCAAAAGATGCTTTACTTAATACTTTTACCATTTATACTATGGTATGCAGTATTTGTTTTTAAACCTATGTACGGTATGGTAATAGCTTTTAAAGATTATAGTTTGTTTAAAGGAATAGCAGGAAGTGACTGGATAGGATTTCAAAATTTTAAAGAATTTTTAACAAGTCCATATTTCTATACAACATTAAAAAATACATTGATGTTAAATATCTATAGTTTATTATTAGAGTTTCCATTTGCTATATTAATAGCTTTAATGTTAAATGAAGTTAAGAATAAATATTTTAAATCAATAGTACAAACAGCATCATTTATACCATATTTTATAGCAATAGTTGTAGCAACAGGAATTACAATTAATATTTTATCACCTAGCACAGGAGTAATAAATTTTCTTTTAGAGAAGTTGGGATTTGAAAGAGTATATTTTTTATCAAAACCAGAATTTTTCAGAGGAATATTTACAGGATTAAATATGTGGAAAACAACAGGATTTAATGCAATAGTTTATTTAGCAGCTTTAACATCTATAAATGAGCAACTTTATGAAGCTGCTAGAATAGATGGAGCTAATAAGCTTCAACAAATAAGACATATAACAATACCAGGAATAATTCCTACAATAGTAATAATGTTAGTATTGAAAGTAGGAAGTATGCTGAATGTAGCATTTGAAACAGTATTACTATTATATCAACCAGCAACATATGAAACAGCAGATGTAATCAGTACATATGTATATAGAACAGGTATGTTAATGCAAGACTTTGGATTAGCAACAGCAGTTGGATTATTTAATGCAATAGTTGGATTTATATTAGTATATAGTGCTAATAAGTGGAGTAAAAAAGTTACTCAATCAAGTTTATGGTAAAAGGGGGAAAATATGAAAAATAAAATAAGAGTAGGAATAGATGAGAAGATATTTGATATAGTTAACTATACACTTCTTACTATATTTGCGATAATGTTT encodes the following:
- a CDS encoding sugar ABC transporter permease, whose product is MKIKGFDRDQKMLYLILLPFILWYAVFVFKPMYGMVIAFKDYSLFKGIAGSDWIGFQNFKEFLTSPYFYTTLKNTLMLNIYSLLLEFPFAILIALMLNEVKNKYFKSIVQTASFIPYFIAIVVATGITINILSPSTGVINFLLEKLGFERVYFLSKPEFFRGIFTGLNMWKTTGFNAIVYLAALTSINEQLYEAARIDGANKLQQIRHITIPGIIPTIVIMLVLKVGSMLNVAFETVLLLYQPATYETADVISTYVYRTGMLMQDFGLATAVGLFNAIVGFILVYSANKWSKKVTQSSLW